One stretch of Lytechinus variegatus isolate NC3 chromosome 17, Lvar_3.0, whole genome shotgun sequence DNA includes these proteins:
- the LOC121430821 gene encoding uncharacterized protein LOC121430821, whose product MNITMPPKVSRKANYSLPESRFLVEKFKTHAAYFESNWNNGSRFEKTEVWQDIYDQYREQFPHMDRTALDIRRKLIKLRSEAKMIMQREQLKAQGANIHELLSDRTMKLAVSPGHRMMIKAMMGEEDWSAENGDFVEYEVEFDDDAENNIDLEYVTDGDQEASGSTNPEKIIKKLFLPGANPISMASTTQKHSSIKHHDYSCPEPSSKKRKQHHVNEAPASSNPTSDVLLELQKQKLKMERRNLSVEWENLHLMQRKLKLEVRLLEHQVAEIEGSSGGQAKKLFQRSDGSVKSHGDVIGTVDEEETIAEGDEGSSVQENGQENGQEVEQETQVPDEEAN is encoded by the exons ATGAACATCACCATGCCTCCAAAAGTGTCCAGGAAAGCAAACTACAGCCTCCCCGAGAGCCGCTTCCTCGTGGAAAAGTTCAAAACGCATGCCGCATACTTCGAAAGCAACTGGAACAACGGCTCCCGCTTCGAGAAGACTGAAGTCTGGCAGGATATCTATGACCAATACCGGGAGCAGTTCCCGCACATGGACCGGACCGCCCTCGACATCCGTCGGAAGCTGATCAAGCTCCGAAGCGAGGCGAAGATGATCATGCAGCGGGAGCAACTGAAGGCACAGGGGGCCAACATCCACGAGCTCCTTTCCGACAGGACGATGAAGCTGGCTGTGTCTCCAGGCCACAGGATGATGATTAAAGCCATGATGGGTGAAGAGGATTGGTCCGCGGAAAACGGAGACTTCGTGGAATACGAGGTGGAGTTTGATGACGATGCTGAGAATAACATCGACTTGGAGTATGTCACAGATGGCGATCAGGAAG CATCTGGTAGCACGAATCCAGAGAAGATCATCAAGAAGCTCTTCCTCCCTGGAGCCAACCCTATATCCATGGCATCAACAACTCAGAAGCACAGCTCCATCAAACACCACGACTATAGTTGCCCTGAGCCATCATCGAAGAAGAGAAAGCAGCACCATGTTAACGAGGCGCCCGCTTCCTCGAATCCAACCTCTGATGTCTTGCTGGAACTTCAGAAGCAGAAGCTGAAGATGGAGCGGAGGAACTTGTCTGTCGAGTGGGAGAACCTTCACCTGATGCAGAGGAAACTGAAACTGGAGGTCAGGCTCCTGGAACACCAGGTGGCTGAAATAGAAGGATCCAGCGGAGGCCAGGCGAAGAAGCTGTTCCAGAGAAGTGATGGAAGCGTGAAAAGCCATGGGGATGTCATAGGAACAGTAGATGAGGAAGAGACAATTGCCGAGGGTGATGAGGGTAGCAGTGTACAGGAAAACGGACAGGAGAATGGACAAGAAGTTGAGCAGGAAACACAAGTGCCTGATGAAGAAGCCAACTGA